In a genomic window of Sporosarcina trichiuri:
- a CDS encoding competence/damage-inducible protein A: MKAEIIAVGSELLLGQITNTNARFISSRLAEIGVDVYYQTVAGDNPARLEEAIRIAEERADLLVFSGGLGPTKDDLTKETIARHIGIALEMDEDALHTIEDYFERTGRQMTANNRKQALVLKGSTILANHHGMAPGMALAANDHIYILLPGPPHEMEPMFEKLAIPYVHRALGRKEAIVSTVVKFYGIGEAELAFKVQDLLDSQSNPTIAPLASRDGVTLRLTAKADTPELARTLILPVIGDLQEQVGEFIYGFDDDTLSSKAAELLLEKGLSISAAESLTAGLFTSLLAEHAGISGALKGGMTVYTEEEKIRQLGLDPAMLKRHGVVSSECAGALAASVRKRFLTDIGIGLTGAAGPDPHDGQPAGTVWIGISFAGSTETYQLKLSGSRNSNRMRAANFTLYYLIRKLRTA, encoded by the coding sequence ATGAAAGCGGAGATCATCGCAGTGGGATCCGAGCTGCTGCTCGGACAAATCACAAATACGAACGCACGATTCATCTCTTCCCGGCTCGCTGAAATCGGTGTGGATGTATACTATCAGACGGTCGCAGGTGACAATCCGGCGCGTCTGGAAGAAGCGATCCGCATCGCAGAAGAACGGGCGGACCTGCTTGTCTTCTCCGGCGGACTCGGCCCGACAAAAGATGACCTGACCAAAGAGACGATCGCCCGGCATATAGGGATAGCACTTGAAATGGACGAAGATGCACTGCACACCATAGAGGACTATTTCGAACGCACAGGGCGGCAGATGACAGCAAACAACCGCAAACAGGCACTCGTCCTGAAAGGGTCAACCATCCTTGCAAATCATCACGGGATGGCGCCCGGTATGGCACTTGCTGCAAATGATCATATTTATATCTTATTGCCCGGCCCTCCTCACGAGATGGAGCCGATGTTCGAGAAGCTTGCAATCCCCTATGTGCACAGGGCGCTCGGCCGCAAGGAAGCGATCGTTTCGACCGTCGTCAAGTTCTATGGCATCGGGGAGGCGGAACTCGCGTTCAAGGTGCAGGATCTGCTGGACAGCCAGTCGAATCCGACCATCGCCCCTTTGGCCTCAAGGGATGGGGTGACACTGCGGCTGACGGCGAAAGCGGACACGCCTGAACTGGCGCGGACACTGATCCTGCCTGTTATCGGAGATCTGCAGGAACAGGTCGGAGAATTCATTTACGGATTCGATGACGATACGCTCTCTTCGAAGGCTGCTGAGCTGCTTCTGGAAAAAGGGCTGAGCATCTCTGCAGCAGAAAGCCTGACAGCGGGTCTGTTCACCTCCCTTCTCGCAGAGCATGCCGGCATCAGCGGAGCGCTCAAAGGCGGTATGACCGTCTATACGGAAGAAGAGAAGATCCGCCAGCTTGGTCTCGACCCAGCCATGCTGAAACGCCATGGCGTCGTCAGCAGTGAATGTGCCGGGGCTCTGGCCGCGAGTGTCCGGAAGCGGTTCCTGACGGATATCGGCATCGGGCTGACAGGTGCTGCAGGTCCTGACCCGCATGATGGACAGCCTGCCGGCACCGTATGGATCGGCATCTCCTTTGCGGGCTCAACAGAAACCTACCAGCTGAAACTGTCGGGATCCCGGAATTCCAACAGGATGAGGGCTGCGAATTTCACGCTGTACTATCTCATAAGGAAGCTGCGGACGGCCTGA
- the rny gene encoding ribonuclease Y, whose product MGTIIISALLGLIVGAVVMFVYNKNVNESKVTGAKHSAETIVEEAKREAEALKKEALLEAKDENHKLRVEAETEIRERRSELQKQENRLLQREENLDRKDDSLNKREASLERKDDALSGRQQHIEEMERKAENLVAEQQTELEKISALTRDEAKHLILDDVERELSTDIAVMTKESEQRAKEESEKRSREILSLAVQRFAADHVAETTVSVVNLPNDEMKGRIIGREGRNIRTLETLTGIDLIIDDTPEAVILSGFDPVRREIARLALEKLVADGRIHPARIEEMVDKSRREVDELIRETGEQTTFDIGVHNLHPDLIKILGRLKFRTSYGQNVLKHSTEVAYLAGLLAAELGEDVTLARRAGLLHDIGKAIDHEVEGSHVQIGKELAIKYKEHPVVINSIASHHGDEEATSVIAVLVAAADALSAARPGARSETLENYIRRLKKLEEISESYEGVEKSFAIQAGREVRIIVRPDVIDDITAHRLARDIRKRIEEELDYPGHIKITVLRETRAVEYAK is encoded by the coding sequence ATGGGTACAATCATCATCTCCGCTTTGCTCGGTCTCATCGTCGGTGCAGTTGTTATGTTTGTGTACAACAAAAACGTGAACGAGTCGAAAGTGACAGGTGCCAAGCACTCCGCTGAAACTATCGTGGAAGAGGCGAAGCGCGAAGCGGAGGCATTGAAAAAGGAAGCACTGCTTGAAGCGAAAGATGAAAATCACAAATTGCGTGTGGAGGCTGAGACGGAAATACGGGAACGGCGCTCCGAGCTGCAGAAGCAGGAGAACCGCCTGCTGCAGCGGGAGGAGAACCTGGACCGTAAAGATGACTCCCTCAACAAACGCGAAGCGAGTCTGGAGCGCAAAGACGATGCGCTGTCCGGAAGACAACAGCATATTGAAGAGATGGAACGCAAGGCGGAAAACCTGGTGGCTGAACAGCAGACGGAACTGGAGAAGATTTCAGCGCTGACACGCGACGAGGCGAAGCATCTCATCCTGGATGACGTGGAACGTGAATTGTCCACGGATATCGCCGTGATGACGAAGGAGTCCGAACAGCGTGCCAAGGAAGAGTCCGAAAAACGCTCACGCGAAATTCTGTCTCTTGCCGTTCAGCGGTTTGCAGCTGATCATGTGGCAGAAACGACAGTATCTGTCGTCAATCTGCCGAATGATGAAATGAAAGGGCGGATCATCGGTCGGGAAGGCCGGAATATCCGTACGCTTGAAACGCTTACAGGAATCGATCTCATTATCGACGATACCCCTGAAGCGGTCATCTTGTCCGGATTCGATCCGGTGCGCCGTGAAATTGCACGGCTGGCATTGGAGAAATTGGTGGCGGACGGACGGATCCACCCTGCGCGGATCGAGGAGATGGTGGATAAGTCGAGACGCGAAGTCGATGAGCTAATCCGGGAAACCGGTGAGCAGACGACCTTCGATATCGGCGTCCATAACCTCCACCCGGACCTTATCAAGATTCTCGGCCGGCTGAAATTCCGGACGAGCTACGGTCAGAACGTCCTGAAACATTCGACGGAAGTGGCGTATCTCGCCGGTCTGCTTGCAGCGGAACTCGGGGAGGATGTCACATTGGCAAGACGTGCAGGACTGCTGCATGATATCGGCAAGGCGATCGACCATGAAGTCGAGGGAAGCCACGTACAGATCGGTAAAGAGCTTGCCATCAAGTACAAAGAGCACCCGGTCGTCATCAACAGCATTGCGTCACACCACGGAGACGAAGAAGCGACGTCCGTGATCGCAGTGCTCGTTGCAGCGGCGGATGCCCTGTCGGCAGCACGTCCGGGAGCGCGCAGTGAAACTCTTGAAAACTACATCCGCCGTCTTAAGAAACTCGAAGAGATTTCAGAGTCCTATGAAGGTGTGGAGAAGTCATTCGCCATCCAGGCGGGACGGGAAGTACGCATCATCGTACGGCCGGATGTCATCGATGACATCACGGCACACCGGCTTGCCCGGGATATCCGGAAACGGATCGAAGAGGAGCTTGACTATCCGGGTCATATCAAGATCACAGTGCTTCGGGAAACCCGTGCTGTGGAGTACGCTAAATAA
- the pgsA gene encoding CDP-diacylglycerol--glycerol-3-phosphate 3-phosphatidyltransferase gives MNLPNKITVSRVLLIPVFIVFMLADFGMGMISIGGTELPVEQFIGGLIFIFASATDWLDGYIARRNNLVTNMGKFLDPLADKLLVSAAFIILVEFGAAPSWVVIIIISREFAVTGLRLLLAGEGEVVAANQLGKIKTVTQILAIASLLLHNIFFEAVNFPFGTVMLYLCLVFTVWSGLDYFVKNRHVLTQSM, from the coding sequence ATGAACTTGCCAAACAAAATTACAGTATCCCGCGTTCTGCTGATTCCGGTATTCATCGTATTCATGCTTGCTGATTTCGGGATGGGGATGATCTCGATCGGCGGGACTGAACTGCCGGTCGAGCAGTTCATCGGAGGTCTGATCTTCATATTCGCATCCGCCACTGACTGGCTGGACGGCTATATCGCACGCAGAAACAATCTCGTCACCAATATGGGAAAGTTTTTGGATCCGCTCGCAGACAAATTGCTCGTGTCAGCTGCCTTCATCATTTTAGTGGAATTCGGAGCTGCGCCATCTTGGGTTGTCATCATCATCATCAGCCGTGAGTTTGCGGTGACCGGTCTCCGGCTTCTGCTGGCAGGCGAAGGGGAAGTGGTCGCAGCCAACCAGCTCGGCAAGATCAAGACCGTGACACAGATTCTCGCAATCGCTTCACTGCTGCTGCACAATATTTTCTTCGAAGCTGTCAATTTCCCGTTCGGCACAGTCATGCTCTATTTGTGTCTCGTATTCACTGTCTGGTCCGGATTGGATTATTTCGTGAAAAACCGGCATGTGCTGACACAGTCGATGTAA
- a CDS encoding TIGR00282 family metallophosphoesterase → MKILFIGDIVGSPGRDMVFDYLPRLRKKYKPDAVIVNGENAAAGRGITKDIFDDLLRTGVDVVTMGNHTWDHKEIYDFIDDTEFLIRPANFSDEAPGQGMTYIERGGVLLAVLNLHGRTFLPPHDDPFKKADELIREAKERTPLVFVDFHAEATSEKIAMGFHLDGRASVVVGTHTHVQTADSRVLPEGTAYITDVGMTGPYDAILGMKKEDVIYRFQTNLPVRFQVPKQGRTQLNGIIADIDDATGRASSIERIMINDDQPFQP, encoded by the coding sequence ATGAAAATCTTATTTATCGGAGACATTGTCGGGTCGCCCGGCAGAGACATGGTGTTCGACTATCTGCCGCGCTTACGGAAGAAATACAAGCCGGATGCCGTCATTGTCAATGGGGAGAATGCAGCTGCCGGAAGAGGCATCACGAAAGATATTTTCGACGACCTCCTGCGTACAGGAGTGGATGTCGTGACGATGGGCAACCATACGTGGGACCATAAGGAAATCTATGATTTCATCGATGATACGGAGTTTCTCATCCGGCCGGCGAACTTCTCGGACGAAGCCCCCGGGCAGGGGATGACGTATATCGAACGCGGAGGCGTACTGCTGGCTGTCCTGAACCTTCACGGGCGGACATTCCTGCCGCCGCATGACGATCCGTTCAAGAAAGCCGATGAGCTGATCAGGGAAGCGAAAGAACGCACGCCGCTCGTCTTCGTCGATTTCCATGCGGAAGCGACCAGTGAAAAAATCGCGATGGGCTTCCACCTGGATGGCCGCGCATCGGTTGTTGTCGGCACGCATACGCATGTCCAGACAGCGGACAGCCGGGTTCTTCCGGAAGGCACGGCCTATATAACCGATGTCGGGATGACAGGTCCCTACGATGCCATCCTCGGCATGAAGAAAGAAGACGTCATCTATCGGTTCCAGACGAATCTGCCGGTCCGGTTCCAGGTGCCGAAGCAGGGACGCACCCAGCTGAACGGTATCATCGCGGACATCGATGATGCAACCGGGCGGGCGTCATCCATCGAACGGATCATGATCAATGATGACCAGCCGTTCCAGCCATGA
- a CDS encoding helix-turn-helix domain-containing protein, which yields MSGLGERLKDARKAKGYTLDDLQAITKIQKRYLAGIENEDYSMMPGSFYVRAFIKQYAEAVGLDAQEMLALYRENESSAQMREEEVQRSAPQMNQKTGFSRSGRMNEMLPKIIAALFIVVILAVVVFLYKHQANTQKPDEPGAADELTVDKPSDQPTLEEDGKKDEGKEDADTDEEEQPAQEEEPEEPEEPEEPEEPEEPAADQTLTQASVSGADSTFTLENAEKFSVTVKVKPEGESWIGITNPAGQELMPQGARVMTAGQEETVDLSGQESARIRVGRTQFTEILVNGEPLSYPNDQITQNIIIQYKK from the coding sequence TTGTCCGGATTGGGCGAACGGCTGAAAGATGCACGAAAAGCAAAAGGGTATACCCTGGATGACTTACAAGCAATAACGAAAATACAAAAACGGTATTTAGCAGGAATCGAGAACGAGGATTACAGCATGATGCCGGGCTCTTTCTATGTCCGGGCATTCATCAAACAATATGCCGAAGCGGTCGGACTTGATGCCCAGGAAATGCTGGCCCTCTATCGTGAAAACGAATCATCCGCCCAGATGCGGGAAGAGGAAGTGCAGCGCAGTGCCCCGCAGATGAACCAGAAGACAGGCTTCAGCCGGTCAGGCAGGATGAATGAAATGCTGCCTAAGATTATCGCAGCTCTTTTCATCGTCGTCATATTGGCTGTTGTCGTATTCCTCTATAAACATCAGGCAAATACACAGAAACCCGATGAGCCCGGCGCTGCGGATGAGTTGACGGTCGATAAGCCGTCAGACCAGCCGACACTTGAAGAGGACGGCAAGAAAGACGAAGGAAAAGAAGATGCTGATACAGATGAAGAGGAGCAGCCGGCGCAAGAAGAAGAGCCGGAAGAACCGGAAGAACCGGAAGAACCGGAAGAACCGGAAGAACCTGCTGCTGATCAGACCTTGACCCAGGCCTCCGTATCAGGTGCGGATTCGACATTCACACTGGAGAATGCCGAGAAGTTCTCGGTTACTGTGAAGGTCAAACCAGAAGGCGAATCCTGGATCGGGATCACAAATCCGGCAGGTCAGGAACTGATGCCGCAAGGCGCACGTGTCATGACAGCAGGACAGGAAGAGACCGTCGATCTGAGCGGACAGGAGTCAGCGAGGATCCGAGTGGGACGCACGCAATTCACCGAGATTCTCGTGAATGGCGAACCGCTGTCTTATCCGAACGATCAGATCACTCAAAATATCATCATCCAATATAAAAAATGA
- the recA gene encoding recombinase RecA, producing MSERKAALDQALKQIEKQFGKGSVMKLGEKTDREIATSSTGSLALDAALGVGGYPRGRVIEIYGPESSGKTTVALHAIAEVQASGGQAAFIDAEHALDPVYAQKLGVNIDELLLSQPDTGEQALEIAEALVRSGAVDIIVIDSVAALVPKAEIEGEMGDSHVGLQARLMSQALRKLSGAINKSKTIAVFINQIREKVGVMFGNPEVTPGGRALKFYSSVRLEVRRGEAIKHGNEIMGNKTRVRVVKNKVAPPFRTAEVDIMYGEGISKEGEIVDLGVEAEVVQKSGAWYSYEGERMGQGRENAKQFLKENPAIRSEISDKIRSSYGLTTDNYVIAAHDENEDEEELALFEDEE from the coding sequence TTGAGCGAACGTAAAGCAGCGTTGGATCAGGCGTTGAAACAGATAGAAAAGCAATTCGGTAAGGGATCGGTCATGAAACTTGGTGAAAAGACCGACAGGGAGATCGCCACTTCCTCCACAGGATCGCTTGCCCTGGATGCAGCGCTCGGCGTAGGCGGCTACCCGCGGGGCCGTGTCATCGAAATCTATGGACCGGAAAGTTCAGGTAAGACGACTGTCGCACTCCACGCGATCGCTGAAGTGCAGGCATCAGGCGGACAGGCCGCCTTCATCGATGCAGAGCATGCTCTCGACCCGGTATATGCGCAGAAACTCGGCGTCAATATCGACGAACTCCTGCTGTCGCAGCCGGATACCGGAGAGCAGGCACTGGAAATCGCTGAAGCGCTTGTCCGGAGCGGCGCAGTCGATATCATCGTCATCGACTCAGTGGCCGCCCTCGTGCCGAAAGCGGAAATCGAAGGCGAGATGGGGGATTCCCACGTCGGCCTTCAGGCGCGCCTGATGTCACAGGCACTCCGGAAACTGTCCGGTGCCATTAACAAATCCAAAACGATCGCAGTCTTCATCAACCAGATCCGTGAGAAAGTCGGCGTCATGTTCGGGAACCCGGAAGTGACCCCGGGCGGCCGTGCACTGAAATTCTATTCCTCCGTCCGTCTTGAAGTGCGCCGCGGTGAAGCTATCAAGCACGGGAACGAGATCATGGGGAACAAGACCCGTGTCCGTGTCGTGAAAAACAAAGTGGCACCGCCATTCCGCACGGCGGAAGTGGATATCATGTATGGGGAGGGGATTTCCAAAGAAGGGGAAATCGTCGACCTCGGTGTCGAAGCGGAAGTCGTCCAGAAAAGCGGTGCCTGGTATTCCTATGAAGGGGAACGCATGGGGCAGGGACGTGAGAATGCCAAGCAGTTCCTTAAGGAAAATCCGGCGATCCGTTCCGAGATTTCCGACAAGATCCGCAGCAGCTATGGATTGACGACGGATAATTACGTCATCGCAGCACATGACGAAAACGAAGACGAAGAAGAACTTGCATTGTTCGAAGACGAAGAATAA